From the Anaerobaca lacustris genome, one window contains:
- the polX gene encoding DNA polymerase/3'-5' exonuclease PolX yields the protein MRNAILSAIFEQMADIMEILGEDPFRINSYRKVSRALSELPADVGVLLEDGRLAKTPGIGKSSLAKIREFVESGRVAAHEELLERIPPSLLELLHIPGMGPKGVKAVYEGLGVEGVGDLKKAIENGTLATLPGFGEKRAAAIARGIEFLEKSTGRIRLDQAMEAAEMVVACLHELPGVERIEPAGSLRRRAETIGDIDILVAASRGSGKSETSPGQIIESFTQASFVERVLAAGDTKGSAIIQTETTPVQVDVRVVPAESFGAALQYFTGSKQHNVRLREIAVKGKLKLNEYGLFDGDTQLAGATEEEIYERLGLDPVAPLLREDRGEIEAARAHALPELVRIKDIRGDFHMHTVASDGRNGIEEMAEAARQRGYAFLCITDHSESSIVANGQSPKRLAKQIEQIRKIAAGLKGITLWAGAEVDIGADGSLDFDDKLLAELDYVVASIHSGMGSPREKVTMRTLKAMDNPYVSCIGHPTGRLLGQREAMDLDIAAVIEQAARTGTALEVNANPYRLDLKDVHCKRAVEAGVKLAIGTDAHSTAGLGLMHFGVATAGRGWATRDDVLNTLSPAKLKTWLRAKRPR from the coding sequence ATGAGAAACGCGATACTCAGCGCGATCTTCGAGCAGATGGCCGACATCATGGAGATTCTTGGGGAGGACCCCTTCCGCATCAACAGCTACCGCAAGGTCTCCCGTGCCCTCAGTGAATTGCCCGCCGACGTGGGCGTGCTGCTGGAAGACGGCCGGCTGGCCAAGACGCCGGGCATCGGCAAATCGAGCCTGGCCAAGATCCGCGAGTTCGTCGAGAGCGGCCGGGTCGCGGCGCATGAGGAGCTTCTGGAGCGGATCCCCCCATCACTGCTGGAGTTGCTCCACATCCCCGGCATGGGCCCGAAGGGGGTCAAGGCGGTCTATGAAGGGCTGGGCGTCGAGGGCGTCGGCGACCTGAAGAAGGCCATTGAGAACGGAACGCTGGCGACGCTGCCGGGCTTCGGCGAGAAGAGGGCGGCCGCCATCGCGCGCGGGATCGAGTTTCTGGAGAAATCGACGGGCCGCATCCGGCTGGATCAGGCGATGGAGGCCGCCGAGATGGTCGTCGCCTGTCTGCACGAGTTGCCGGGCGTCGAGCGGATCGAACCGGCCGGGTCGCTCCGCCGACGGGCCGAGACCATCGGCGACATCGATATCCTCGTCGCCGCGAGCAGAGGCAGCGGGAAATCCGAAACAAGCCCCGGTCAGATCATCGAATCGTTCACGCAGGCGTCCTTCGTCGAGCGGGTGCTGGCGGCCGGCGACACGAAGGGCTCGGCCATCATCCAGACCGAGACGACGCCGGTGCAGGTGGACGTACGCGTCGTTCCGGCCGAGAGCTTCGGGGCGGCGCTTCAGTACTTCACCGGCTCCAAACAGCACAACGTCCGCCTGCGGGAGATCGCCGTCAAGGGCAAGCTCAAGCTCAACGAGTATGGCCTGTTCGACGGGGACACGCAACTGGCGGGCGCAACGGAAGAGGAGATCTACGAGAGGCTGGGCCTGGACCCCGTCGCGCCGCTGCTGCGTGAGGATCGCGGCGAGATCGAGGCCGCCCGCGCGCACGCTCTGCCCGAACTGGTGCGGATCAAGGACATCCGAGGCGATTTCCACATGCACACCGTCGCCTCGGACGGCAGGAACGGCATCGAGGAAATGGCCGAGGCCGCCCGACAACGGGGCTATGCGTTCCTCTGCATCACCGACCACTCCGAATCGTCTATCGTCGCCAACGGCCAGAGCCCCAAGCGACTTGCCAAACAGATCGAGCAGATCCGCAAGATCGCCGCCGGGCTCAAGGGCATCACCCTCTGGGCGGGCGCCGAGGTCGATATCGGCGCCGATGGCTCGCTCGACTTCGACGACAAGCTGCTGGCCGAACTGGACTACGTCGTCGCGTCGATCCACTCGGGGATGGGCAGCCCACGTGAGAAGGTCACGATGCGGACGCTCAAGGCGATGGACAACCCCTATGTGAGCTGCATCGGCCACCCGACGGGCCGGCTCCTCGGCCAGCGGGAGGCGATGGACCTGGACATCGCGGCGGTGATCGAACAGGCCGCACGCACCGGCACGGCTCTGGAGGTCAACGCCAATCCGTACCGGCTCGATCTCAAGGACGTTCACTGCAAGAGGGCCGTCGAAGCGGGCGTCAAGCTGGCGATCGGGACCGACGCCCACAGCACCGCCGGGCTGGGCCTGATGCATTTCGGCGTGGCGACCGCCGGCCGGGGCTGGGCCACCAGGGACGACGTTCTCAACACCCTCTCACCCGCGAAGCTCAAGACATGGCTGCGAGCCAAACGCCCCAGATAG
- a CDS encoding DUF72 domain-containing protein has protein sequence MGRTGCDIRIGTSGWHYDHWRGRFYPEKLPKNRWLEHYAQHFDTVEINNTFYHLPKEHTVVNWHDTAPAHFLYAVKASRYITHVKKLNDPSESLDRFFGLADLLNRRTVGFCVHDMAETASPRVVTGDKVYVRFHGTTGRYGGNYTDAMLAEWADWLIAQAKSVKAIYVYFNNDLEGYAVCNAGTPQDLLTD, from the coding sequence GTGGGCAGGACGGGCTGCGACATCCGCATCGGCACCTCCGGCTGGCACTACGACCACTGGCGGGGGCGGTTCTATCCTGAGAAGCTGCCCAAGAATCGGTGGCTCGAACATTACGCCCAGCACTTCGACACCGTTGAGATCAACAACACGTTCTATCACCTGCCCAAAGAGCACACGGTGGTGAACTGGCACGACACGGCCCCGGCGCACTTTCTGTATGCCGTCAAGGCCAGTCGCTACATCACTCACGTCAAGAAGCTCAACGATCCATCCGAGTCGCTGGACCGCTTTTTCGGTCTGGCCGATCTGCTGAACCGGCGCACGGTGGGTTTTTGCGTCCACGACATGGCGGAGACGGCATCACCTCGGGTCGTCACCGGCGACAAGGTCTACGTCCGCTTCCACGGGACGACCGGCCGCTACGGCGGCAACTACACGGACGCCATGCTCGCCGAATGGGCCGACTGGCTCATCGCCCAAGCCAAGAGCGTCAAGGCCATCTACGTCTACTTCAACAACGATCTCGAGGGCTACGCCGTCTGCAACGCCGGGACACCACAGGACCTCTTGACGGATTGA
- a CDS encoding RNA polymerase sigma factor yields MVPLRGRPTSDDDHCGLVQRLRHGDRAAAEILVEQYHERVYVFMRSMGHDRQTSEDLTQETFMQAWRHIGQLREDRALAAWLFRIAGNVSRLYWRRHRHAGPVNIDDVEPAQDEADGAQRAGDRELFAGLHHAVGRLPWKLRQAVVLHYMDQLTIAEAAEAAQVRQGTLKSRLNRALESLRKEIVRE; encoded by the coding sequence GTGGTTCCTTTGCGTGGCCGGCCGACCTCCGACGACGACCATTGCGGTCTCGTGCAGCGTTTGCGGCATGGTGACCGGGCGGCTGCGGAGATCCTGGTCGAGCAGTACCACGAGCGGGTTTACGTGTTCATGCGGTCTATGGGGCACGACCGCCAGACCAGCGAAGACCTGACGCAGGAGACGTTCATGCAGGCCTGGCGTCATATCGGCCAGTTGCGGGAGGATCGGGCCCTTGCGGCCTGGTTGTTCCGGATCGCCGGGAACGTCTCTCGCCTGTACTGGCGAAGGCACAGGCACGCCGGGCCCGTCAACATCGACGATGTCGAGCCGGCCCAGGATGAGGCCGATGGGGCCCAGCGGGCCGGCGACCGGGAACTGTTCGCGGGCTTGCACCACGCGGTCGGGAGGCTGCCGTGGAAGCTCCGGCAGGCCGTCGTGTTGCACTATATGGACCAATTGACGATTGCCGAGGCGGCCGAGGCGGCCCAGGTCCGACAAGGGACGCTCAAGAGTCGCCTGAACAGGGCCCTCGAATCCCTGCGAAAGGAGATCGTCAGAGAATAG
- a CDS encoding type II secretion system protein, producing the protein MRKRSGFTLIELLVVIAIIALLMAILMPALSRVRKQAQSVACMARLKSWGLIFKFYSDDYNGSFNPGWGVGETTLWQNALRPYYKDQWQLLLCPTATRIDQFGQEGTFMAQTRTLATPGGGSQEYAFSYGINSWTNHMKADRGDRSVEWFWKTTEQTGQYNIPVFADSTWHDAWPRHTDAPIQFPWDFGGGDTGTTGEINHFAIDRHNGWVNFLFMDWSVRRVGLKEIWTLKWHKAFDVNGPYTRAGGMQPSDWPAWLVKYKEY; encoded by the coding sequence ATGCGTAAACGCAGCGGATTCACACTGATCGAGTTGCTCGTGGTTATCGCGATTATCGCCCTGCTGATGGCGATTCTCATGCCGGCCCTGTCGCGAGTCAGGAAGCAGGCCCAGTCCGTCGCCTGCATGGCCCGGCTCAAGAGCTGGGGCCTGATATTCAAGTTCTATTCCGATGACTACAACGGCAGCTTCAATCCTGGCTGGGGCGTTGGCGAGACGACCCTGTGGCAGAATGCGCTGCGTCCCTATTACAAGGACCAATGGCAGTTGCTGCTGTGCCCGACGGCGACCCGAATCGACCAGTTCGGCCAGGAAGGCACCTTCATGGCCCAGACGCGCACGCTGGCCACGCCGGGCGGAGGGTCACAAGAGTATGCCTTCAGTTACGGTATCAACAGTTGGACCAACCATATGAAGGCCGACCGGGGCGATCGCAGCGTGGAGTGGTTCTGGAAGACAACCGAACAGACCGGTCAGTACAATATCCCCGTGTTTGCCGATTCCACGTGGCACGACGCCTGGCCCCGGCATACCGACGCCCCGATTCAGTTCCCATGGGATTTTGGCGGCGGCGACACGGGCACGACGGGCGAGATCAACCACTTCGCTATCGATCGGCACAACGGTTGGGTGAATTTCCTGTTTATGGACTGGTCGGTCCGGCGCGTGGGTCTTAAGGAGATCTGGACGCTCAAGTGGCACAAGGCGTTCGACGTGAACGGGCCGTACACCCGAGCCGGTGGGATGCAGCCGTCGGACTGGCCGGCATGGCTGGTCAAGTACAAGGAGTATTGA
- a CDS encoding helix-turn-helix domain-containing protein, which yields MAKGKNVLTTGDVAKICNVAPRTVSKWFDSGQLKGYRIPGSKDRRIPLSELVRFMKAHNMPTGTLSVGKLRVLVIDSDEHSRAALVGGLTAKDSYEVRAAGTTFETGAAIQRFTPHVVLINLLANGIDAGGICRSIRDNEEYATIKLIALANQLSEPEAAALIQKGFDGYVSNPSDAAEVIGRIEEVTAIIY from the coding sequence ATGGCAAAAGGCAAGAATGTCCTGACGACCGGAGACGTGGCGAAGATCTGCAACGTCGCGCCGCGAACGGTTTCCAAGTGGTTCGACTCCGGACAGCTCAAGGGCTATCGCATCCCGGGCAGCAAGGACCGCCGCATCCCGCTCAGTGAGCTGGTCCGTTTTATGAAGGCCCACAACATGCCGACCGGGACGCTGTCCGTCGGCAAGCTCCGGGTCCTGGTCATCGACAGCGACGAGCACAGCAGGGCCGCACTGGTCGGTGGTCTCACTGCGAAGGACAGCTACGAGGTCCGTGCCGCCGGCACCACGTTCGAAACCGGGGCCGCCATTCAGCGATTCACGCCCCACGTCGTCCTCATCAATCTGCTGGCCAACGGCATCGACGCAGGCGGCATCTGCCGGAGCATTCGCGACAATGAGGAGTACGCGACGATCAAGCTGATCGCCCTGGCCAACCAGTTGAGCGAGCCGGAAGCGGCCGCCCTGATCCAGAAAGGTTTTGACGGATACGTCTCCAACCCATCCGACGCAGCGGAAGTGATCGGCAGAATCGAGGAAGTCACCGCGATCATCTACTGA